The genomic interval TTGCGTTTCCGGTGTGGGCGTCACCACGGCCGCCACGATGGTGGCGCAACTCACGATTCCCAGAATGCCGATGCCCGAGATGGGACTGTTGGACGCGCCAATGAGGCCCGCCATGTAGCCCGCCACGCCGGCAATCAGGAATCCGACAATGAACACGAATGGCACGGACACCAGCGTGAGGACCAGTGCGTGTTCGGACAGCGCCGAGTTGTGCGCGAACGTCCAGGCCAGCCACCCGGTCACCAACAGGCAGGCCACCGTCAGTCCGATAATCCACTTCGGCGAGATGTCGCGGTCCAGATCGTCGCCGGTAGCGACGGACTGCGACGTGCGCAGCGTGCTCACCAGTCCGGCGATGACGGGTTTGGCCAGCGTCGCCAGTGTGAACAACGCCGACACACCAATCGCGCCGGCGCCAATGAAGCGCACCTGCGTGCGCCAGATGGTCATGGTGTGCGACGCGAGTGAAGCGGCGTCAGCCGCCGGACTCAAGTGCGTGAGAATGGGCACCGCCACACCCCAGGCAATGACCAGTCCCGTGAGAATGGCCATGCCCACGGCGATACCCACCAGATGTCCGGCGCCGAACAACGCCAGCGACCAGGCCACGCTGTATCCGCTGGCGGCCGTCGCGGTCACGCCGAACACGCCGCTCACTTCGGCGGCCAACAGTCGCGTGGCGGCCACAATCGCCAACCCCGCTGACGACACCGTGCCGAGGACAACCGCGGTGAGCCCTTCCCGCGCTTCGCTGGCGTCGGACACCCCTTCACCGCGCGCGCTCGATCCCACTTTGAGCACTTCGGCCGCCGCCACGCCTTCCGGATACGGCAAGTCGGAATTGGTGACCAGTGCGCGGCGCAGCGGGATGGTGAACAACACGCCCAGCACACCACCACTCACGCAAATCAGGAACGACTGCCAGAACGGGAAGCCCGTCCACCACCCGACAATTACCAGACCCGGCAGCACGAAGATGATGGCCGACAGCGTGCCGGCCGCCGAAGCGACCGTCTGCACGATGTTGTTCTCGAGGATGCTCGAATCCTTGACCGCGCTCAGGATGGCCATGGAAATCACGGCCGCCGGAATCGATGACGCGAACGTGAGCCCGACCTTGAGGCCGAGATAGACGTTAGCGGCGGTGAACACGGTGGTGATGAGCGCACCGAGGATCAGGCCGCGGAGGGTGAGTTCCTTGGGTTTTAGGGAGGTAGGCATGGCGGAGATGGTAACTCCGATTGGCGCGCAAGGGAGGATGCGGTAAGGAAGTTGAATCAGCGAGTCATCGAGAGGCGCACCGTGCGATCGCCTTGTGCGCCTCCTCGGGTTTCGCCGCCAGCCACACGGGCAGCGCGCCCGACTCCAGTAGCCGTTGCCAGATCACCAGGCTCTTCTGATACCAGCCAGTCGACTCCTCACAACGGGTTGTGCGTTCGAGGCTGTTGACCGCCTCGACGCTCCGTCGTGCTGACAGGCGACCGGCTGCCATGTATGTCGAAGCGAGGATCACTTGGACTTTCCGATTCCGTACGTCACGCCTAGCGGCGGCTTCGGCGAGCGGAATCGACTGGCGCATGGCAGCCTCTGCGCCGTCGTAGTCCTTCTTGTCTACCATCAC from Gemmatimonadaceae bacterium carries:
- a CDS encoding oligopeptide transporter, OPT family, coding for MPTSLKPKELTLRGLILGALITTVFTAANVYLGLKVGLTFASSIPAAVISMAILSAVKDSSILENNIVQTVASAAGTLSAIIFVLPGLVIVGWWTGFPFWQSFLICVSGGVLGVLFTIPLRRALVTNSDLPYPEGVAAAEVLKVGSSARGEGVSDASEAREGLTAVVLGTVSSAGLAIVAATRLLAAEVSGVFGVTATAASGYSVAWSLALFGAGHLVGIAVGMAILTGLVIAWGVAVPILTHLSPAADAASLASHTMTIWRTQVRFIGAGAIGVSALFTLATLAKPVIAGLVSTLRTSQSVATGDDLDRDISPKWIIGLTVACLLVTGWLAWTFAHNSALSEHALVLTLVSVPFVFIVGFLIAGVAGYMAGLIGASNSPISGIGILGIVSCATIVAAVVTPTPETQKVLVAFALFVTSIVFACATISNDNLQDLKTGQLVGASPMKQQIALIVGVVAGAAVIPSVLNLLAKAYGFAGAPNIGVVSQNPLPAPQATLISALAQGVIGGNLDWKMIGIGGVVGVLLILTNAALKATKKGSLPPLAVGLGIYLPMSATFAVVVGAVVGHWYNKRAAQSKAPERAERLGTLVASGLIVGESLFGVLNAGLIVAFASDAPIALVGEDFAPAKLLGAVAFVVLALTLYRWMLRKNADTPASA